One region of Juglans microcarpa x Juglans regia isolate MS1-56 chromosome 7S, Jm3101_v1.0, whole genome shotgun sequence genomic DNA includes:
- the LOC121241083 gene encoding RNA-binding protein Y14-like → MASAADVEAVDFEPEDDDLMDEDGGVDTAAADATTSPTAPLPKLKSAITGVASSSAVARKTKGRGFREDHPEAPDRSTRLAASKFDSLKSPDGPGPQRSIEGWIILVSGIHEEAQEDDLQNSFGEFGEIKNLHLNLDRRTGFVKGYALIEYENFEEAQTAISSMNGAEFLTQTISVDWAFSSGSSANGAMKRKNTRPPRERRSRSPRRRY, encoded by the exons ATGGCAAGCGCAGCAGATGTGGAGGCTGTGGACTTTGAGCCGGAGGACGACGACCTTATGGACGAGGACGGGGGCGTGGACACCGCAGCAGCCGACGCCACCACCTCGCCAACGGCCCCTCTCCCGAAGCTCAAGTCCGCTATTACTGGCGTCGCCTCCTCCTCTGCCGTTGCCCGGAAGACCAAGGGCCGTGGCTTCCGCGAGGACCATCCCGAAGCCCCCGACCGCTCCACCCGCCTTGCCGCCTCCAAGTTCGACTCCCTCAAGTCCCCCGACGGTCCTGGCCCCCAGCGAT CCATTGAAGGATGGATTATTCTGGTCAGTGGAATACACGAAGAGGCACAAGAGGATGATCTACAAAATTCTTTTGGTGAGTTTGGAGAGATTAAGAATTTGCATTTAAATCTTGATCGCCGAACCGGGTTTGTCAAG GGATATGCCCTAATTGAGTATGAGAACTTTGAGGAAGCACAGACTGCAATATCCTCCATGAATGGAGCAGAATTTCTGACACAAACTATCAGTGTTGACTGGGCCTTCAGCAGTGGATCCTCAGCTAATGGAgcaatgaaaagaaagaatacaaG GCCACCTCGAGAACGTCGCTCGAGGAGTCCGAGGAGGAGATACTAG
- the LOC121241597 gene encoding ABC transporter G family member 15-like: MEIEVPASSRSGGAGDAEKLLWTRGGERGTYLVWQDLTVVLPNFGDKPTKRLLHGLSGYAEPGRIVTIMGPSGSGKSTLLDALAGRLSRNVVMTGNILFNGKKRRLDNGAVAYVTQEDVLLGTLTVRETITYSAHLRLPAKMTKEEVSSIVDGTIIEMGLHDCADRLIGNWHLRGISGGEKKRLSIALEILTRPCLLFLDEPTSGLDSASAFFVVQTLRNVARDGRTVISSIHQPSSEVFALFDDLFLLSSGETVYFGEAKMATEFFAEAGFPCPSRRNPSDHFLRCVNSDFDIVTATLKGSQRLRDIQTSSDPFMNLATSEIKAMLVERYRRSQYAQRARNRIQEISTTDGLALETKMASQTSWRKQLLTLTRRSSVNMSRDVGYYWLRIIIYIVVSICVGTIYFDIGYSYTSILARGACGGFVTGFMTFMSIGGFPSFIEEMKVFNRERLNGYYGVTVFILSNFLSSFPFLVAIALSTGTITYYMVKFRPGFSHYIYYSLNIYISISVIESLMMVVASLVPNFLMGIITGAGIIGIFMMTSGFFRLLSDLPKPFWRYPISYLSYGSWGLQGAYKNDLIGLEFDPLIPGDPKLKGEEVIKQLYRMPIDHSKWWDLAALVLLLIFYRMVFFLVLKLKERASPFFQLLYAKRAIQHLDKRPSFRKTPSIASKRHQPLRSLSSQEGLNSPLQ, encoded by the exons ATGGAGATAGAAGTTCCTGCTAGTAGTCGAAGTGGTGGTGCTGGTGATGCTGAGAAGTTGTTATGGACTAGAGGAGGTGAAAGGGGGACCTACTTGGTGTGGCAGGATCTGACGGTGGTGCTGCCCAACTTCGGTGATAAACCGACCAAGAGGCTGCTTCATGGCCTTAGTGGGTATGCTGAACCTGGTAGAATCGTGACTATAATGGGTCCCTCTGGCTCCGGGAAATCCACACTCCTTGATGCATTAGCAG GTAGACTCTCAAGAAATGTAGTCATGACTGGAAATATTCTTTTCAATGGAAAGAAGAGGAGACTGGACAATGGTGCTGTT GCTTATGTGACTCAAGAGGATGTGTTGTTAGGAACGCTCACTGTCAGGGAAACTATAACTTACTCAGCACACTTGAGGCTTCCGGCTAAAATGACTAAAGAAGAAGTCAGTAGCATCGTGGATGGAACAATCATAGAAATGGGTCTCCACGATTGTGCGGATAGATTGATTGGCAACTGGCACTTGAGAGGTATAAGTGGTGGGGAGAAGAAAAGACTAAGCATTGCACTTGAAATCCTCACACGTCCTTGTTTATTGTTTCTTGATGAACCTACCAGTGGCCTTGATAGTGCCTCAGCTTTCTTTGTGGTTCAAACTCTTAGAAATGTTGCTCGTGATGGAAGGACTGTTATATCTTCGATTCACCAGCCAAGTAGCGAAGTCTTTGCACTTTTCGATGACCTCTTCTTACTGTCAAGTGGTGAGACTGTGTATTTTGGGGAAGCAAAGATGGCAACAGAG TTCTTTGCTGAAGCAGGGTTTCCATGTCCAAGTAGAAGGAATCCTTCTGATCACTTCCTACGTTGTGTCAATTCAGATTTTGACATTGTAACTGCCACGTTGAAAGGATCTCAAAGACTACGT GATATCCAAACTTCATCAGATCCTTTCATGAATTTGGCTACATCAGAGATCAAAGCAATGCTTGTTGAGAGATACAGGCGCTCACAGTACGCACAAAGGGCAAGAAATAGGATTCAAGAAATATCAACCACT GATGGACTTGCACTGGAAACAAAAATGGCAAGTCAAACAAGTTGGCGGAAGCAACTTTTAACATTGACACGGAGATCAAGTGTTAACATGTCTAGAGATGTGGGATATTACTGGTTGAGGataataatctatatagttGTATCAATATGTGTTGGTACTATCTATTTTGATATTGGCTATAGCTACACATCAATCTTGGCCAGAGGAGCCTGTGGGGGATTTGTAACAGGGTTTATGACATTTATGTCAATTGGCGGCTTTCCATCCTTCATTGAAGAGATGAAG GTTTTTAATCGAGAAAGGCTTAACGGGTATTATGGAGTGACAGTGTTTATTCTATCCAACTTCCTTTCTTCGTTCCCTTTCTTGGTTGCTATTGCACTTTCTACAGGGACTATCACATACTACATGGTGAAATTTCGACCAGGGTTTTCTCATTACATCTACTActctcttaatatatatatctccatTTCCGTTATAGAGAGCCTCATGATGGTTGTAGCTTCTTTGGTTCCAAATTTCCTGATGGGCATTATTACAGGCGCAGGAATTATT GGAATCTTCATGATGACCTCTGGTTTCTTCCGCTTGCTGTCTGATCTTCCCAAGCCATTCTGGCGGTACCCAATTTCCTATCTCAGTTATGGCTCATGGGGCCTACAG GGTGCCTACAAGAATGACTTGATTGGGCTCGAATTTGATCCTTTAATACCTGGTGACCCAAAACTGAAGGGCGAGGAAGTTATCAAACAATTGTATCGCATGCCGATAGATCATTCGAAGTGGTGGGACTTGGCTGCTCTAGTGCTGCTGCTTATATTTTACCGGATGGTTTTCTTCTTGGTTCTCAAGCTCAAGGAGAGAGCTTCACCATTTTTTCAGCTACTTTATGCCAAGAGAGCCATACAGCATCTTGATAAGAGGCCATCATTCAGAAAAACACCGTCTATCGCTTCAAAGAGGCACCAACCTCTCCGCTCACTGTCTTCTCAAGAGGGTCTTAATTCTCCTCTTCAGTAG
- the LOC121241082 gene encoding exosome complex component RRP45A-like: MEPRLANTWRLTVNEKKFIETALQSDLRIDGRRPFDYRNLSIKFGREDGSAEVQLGQTHVMGFVTAQLVQPYKDRPNEGTLSIFTEFSPMADPSFEPGRPGEAAVELGRVIDRGLRESRAVDTESLCVLSGKLVWAVRVDLHILDNGGNLVDAANIAALAALLTFRRPECSLGGEDGQEVIVHPAEVREPLPLIVHHLPIAVTFAFFSNESSVVIDPTHYEEAVMGGRMTATLNANNDVCAIQKAGGEGVLQSVIMQCLRIAGQKAYDITTKIKNAVESYNTERASWKIKRHSTSVSSHVSGAGVNVGKQSQYLDQKHVSDRSKLIPEKCVADQSMDIEGKTKSSKQGQTNRIEGDAKNFIGGPSSWDPYSEAVNADFLKASLASRGTATPSRNEKDSMGENSSCEVKPVEPPEDINSASPTEAADTALQTNREKTLKDAVKPKHKRKNKASFASES; the protein is encoded by the exons ATGGAGCCGAGATTGGCCAATACATGGCGTTTAACAGTAAACGAGAAGAAATTTATCGAGACTGCTTTGCAATCGGACCTCCGTATCGACGGCCGTCGTCCTTTCGACTACCGCAACCTCTCCATCAAATTCGGCAG AGAGGATGGCTCGGCGGAGGTACAGTTGGGACAGACCCATGTGATGGGTTTTGTGACTGCCCAATTGGTCCAGCCGTACAAGGACAGGCCTAATGAGGGGACGCTTTCCATCTTCACTGAGTTCTCTCCAATGGCTGATCCTTCTTTCGAGCCGGGCCGTCCCGGAGAAGCTGCTGTGGAGTTGGGACGCGTAATAGACCGTGGTCTGAg GGAAAGCAGGGCTGTGGATACAGAATCACTTTGTGTCCTTTCTGGGAAGTTAGTATGGGCAGTCCGTGTTGATCTCCACATTCTAGATAACGGGGG AAACCTTGTTGATGCTGCTAATATTGCTGCTTTGGCAGCGCTATTGACATTCAGGAGGCCCGAGTGTTCATTAGGAGGAGAAGATGGCCAGGAAGTGATAGTGCACCCAGCTGAG GTAAGGGAGCCACTTCCTTTGATAGTCCATCACCTCCCTATAGCAGTTACATTTGCATTTTTCAGTAATGAGAGCAGTGTG GTGATAGACCCCACCCACTATGAAGAGGCTGTTATGGGGGGAAGAATGACTGCTACACTTAATGCAAATAATGATGTTTGTGCTATTCAAAAAGCTGGAGGGGAGGGTGTTTTGCAGAGCGTGATCATGCAATGTTTGAGAATTGCTGGACAGAAGGCATATGATATAACTACCAAGATTAAAAATGCG GTTGAATCATACAACACAGAAAGAGCATCATGGAAGATCAAGCGCCACAGTACTTCTGTTTCTTCACATGTCAGTGGAGCTGGTGTGAATGTAGGGAAGCAAAGCCAATATCTTGATCAGAAGCATGTTAGTGACAGATCAAAGCTGATACCTGAGAAATGTGTGGCAGATCAAAGTATGGACATAGAAGGTAAAACCAAATCGTCCAAACAAGGGCAAACTAACAGGATAGAGGGAGATGCTAAGAACTTCATTGGTGGGCCCTCTAGTTG GGATCCTTACTCCGAGGCTGTTAATGCAGATTTCCTGAAAGCTTCTCTTGCTTCGCGTG GAACAGCAACACCTAGTAGAAATGAAAAGGACTCAATGGGAGAGAATTCTTCATGTGAAGTTAAGCCAGTGGAACCGCCTGAAGATATTAACTCTGCTTCACCTACTGAGGCAGCTGATACTGCTTTGCAGACTAACAGAGAGAAGACTTTGAAGGATGCTGTGAAACCCAAGcacaagagaaaaaataaagcatcCTTCGCTAGTGAAAGTTAG